In Rouxiella sp. WC2420, the following proteins share a genomic window:
- a CDS encoding sugar porter family MFS transporter — translation MAATPDTSAENQQPHTPDTIKQRLFLIVLVATMGALAFGYDTGIISGALPFMTLPAAQGGLGLSPFTQGLVSSSLIFGAALGAFLSGYFSDRFGRRITLRSLAVLFVLGSLGTAIAPDVNIMIAMRFLLGIAVGGGSSTVPVFIAEIAGPKRRAPLVSRNELMIVSGQLIAYVTSTLMSYLLHDEHLWRYMLSIAMVPGVLLFIGTFFVPASPHWLVAEGRFKEAKRILKHLRETPKEVRKELAEMKRQSAEADKGPSVSELIREKWVIRLLLLGAGLGFVLQFTGVNAFMYYTPIILKTTGLGTNASIAATIGNGIVSVLAALCALWGVSRFGRRQLLIVGLLVVIAAQVCLGLIMTLLPQNMTQSYLALACILVFLFFMQMFIAPVYWLLMSELFPMKLRGVLTGAAVAFQWICNAIVAFAFPLVLSVAGNETFFIFAVINVGSLVFVMMMLPETRGKTLEEIEIHMRDKYGELDAESAS, via the coding sequence ATGGCTGCTACGCCAGACACCTCTGCGGAAAATCAACAACCGCATACGCCGGATACCATCAAGCAACGACTTTTTCTGATTGTGCTGGTCGCTACCATGGGCGCACTGGCCTTTGGTTACGACACCGGCATCATCTCCGGCGCTTTACCTTTTATGACCTTACCCGCCGCTCAAGGTGGACTTGGCCTGAGTCCGTTTACCCAAGGACTGGTTTCTTCATCGCTGATTTTTGGCGCAGCTTTGGGAGCATTTTTAAGCGGCTATTTCTCTGACCGTTTTGGACGCCGTATCACCCTGCGCAGCCTGGCGGTACTGTTTGTTTTAGGCTCACTGGGCACGGCCATCGCACCTGATGTCAATATCATGATTGCCATGCGCTTTCTTCTGGGCATCGCGGTGGGGGGTGGTTCATCCACCGTGCCGGTGTTTATCGCGGAAATTGCCGGCCCGAAACGCCGCGCCCCATTGGTCAGCCGCAATGAACTGATGATTGTTTCTGGGCAATTGATTGCCTATGTCACCAGCACCTTAATGAGCTATTTGCTGCATGACGAACATCTCTGGCGCTATATGCTGTCAATCGCCATGGTGCCGGGCGTACTGCTGTTTATTGGCACTTTCTTTGTTCCGGCATCGCCGCACTGGCTGGTCGCCGAAGGTCGTTTTAAAGAAGCTAAAAGAATACTCAAGCATCTGCGTGAAACGCCAAAAGAAGTGCGCAAAGAACTGGCCGAGATGAAGCGGCAGTCGGCAGAGGCCGATAAAGGACCTTCCGTCAGCGAGTTAATCCGTGAAAAGTGGGTGATTCGACTGCTGCTGCTGGGTGCCGGGCTGGGCTTTGTGCTGCAATTTACCGGCGTTAACGCCTTTATGTATTACACCCCGATTATTTTAAAAACTACCGGCCTGGGCACTAACGCCTCGATTGCAGCCACTATTGGTAATGGAATTGTGTCGGTGCTGGCTGCGCTCTGCGCGTTGTGGGGAGTGAGTCGTTTTGGCCGCCGCCAATTGCTGATTGTCGGATTACTGGTAGTGATTGCGGCACAGGTCTGTCTCGGATTGATAATGACCTTGTTACCGCAAAATATGACCCAAAGCTATCTTGCGCTGGCCTGTATTTTGGTATTTTTATTCTTCATGCAGATGTTTATTGCACCGGTTTACTGGTTGCTAATGTCGGAGCTGTTCCCGATGAAACTGCGCGGCGTGCTCACCGGCGCTGCCGTGGCATTTCAATGGATCTGCAACGCTATCGTGGCTTTTGCATTCCCGCTGGTGCTTAGCGTGGCGGGCAATGAGACCTTCTTTATCTTCGCCGTGATAAACGTCGGTTCGCTGGTATTTGTCATGATGATGCTGCCGGAAACGCGAGGCAAAACGCTTGAAGAGATTGAAATTCATATGCGCGATAAATACGGCGAGCTAGATGCCGAAAGTGCGAGCTGA
- the licT gene encoding BglG family transcription antiterminator LicT produces MKIDRILNNNVVIILGDQQQETIVMGKGIGFNKKPGDLIESEKVEKIFSLNNPYSDHFKALLEKVPANCISATEEIIALAKSSLTSTLHASILISLVDHLHYALERFADNVVIPNALLWEIKKLYTQEFAIGKASLEIIFRHTGVFLPEDEAGYIALHLVNAQLNDNMQNTMKITRFMQDILSMVQYHFNFEYNEEALSYQRFITHLKFFAQRILNNKGERHQSLYDKSHESNVDDPPLSLLVRQKYAISHQCSTKINKYIELHHDHVLTDDEVMFLTIHIEQLRNSHRAQLVERE; encoded by the coding sequence ATGAAAATAGATCGCATTTTGAATAATAACGTAGTGATCATCCTCGGCGATCAGCAGCAGGAAACTATCGTCATGGGAAAAGGAATTGGTTTTAATAAAAAGCCAGGTGACCTTATTGAAAGCGAGAAAGTTGAAAAAATATTCTCCTTAAATAACCCCTACAGTGACCATTTTAAAGCGTTGCTCGAAAAAGTACCGGCAAACTGTATTAGTGCAACGGAGGAAATTATCGCGTTGGCTAAATCCAGTCTAACGTCAACGTTACATGCCAGTATTTTGATTTCTTTGGTCGATCATCTCCATTATGCTCTTGAACGTTTTGCTGATAACGTTGTGATACCCAATGCACTTTTATGGGAAATAAAAAAACTCTACACACAAGAATTTGCTATTGGCAAAGCCTCTCTCGAAATCATTTTCCGTCACACCGGCGTATTTCTTCCCGAAGATGAGGCAGGCTATATTGCTTTACATCTGGTAAATGCCCAGCTTAATGACAATATGCAGAATACGATGAAAATCACCCGGTTTATGCAGGATATTCTTAGCATGGTGCAATATCATTTTAACTTTGAATACAATGAAGAGGCATTAAGCTATCAGCGCTTTATCACTCATTTAAAGTTTTTCGCTCAACGAATTTTAAACAATAAAGGCGAGCGTCATCAAAGCCTTTACGATAAGAGTCATGAAAGTAATGTTGACGATCCTCCTCTCTCACTGCTGGTCAGGCAAAAATATGCCATCTCGCACCAGTGCTCGACTAAAATCAACAAATACATAGAATTACATCATGACCATGTACTCACAGATGATGAAGTAATGTTTTTGACCATCCATATTGAACAGCTAAGAAACAGTCATCGCGCACAGCTCGTTGAAAGAGAATAA
- a CDS encoding short chain dehydrogenase: MKIMIIGANGTIGRAVAQNLEADHEIIRVGKTHGDLRVDLTDEASVKALFESSGKVDAIIATTGSVYYGEFSTMTAEHFDLGLQNKLLGQVRLVLMGKEFLNPGGSFTLTTGILSQHPIRTGANATAVNAAIEGFALAAGNELKGLRINVVSPSVLTEALDKYASFFPGFESVPANRVALAYRRSVEGIDNGKVYRVW; this comes from the coding sequence ATGAAAATTATGATAATTGGCGCTAACGGCACTATTGGACGTGCAGTGGCTCAAAACCTTGAGGCAGACCACGAGATCATTCGGGTTGGCAAAACCCACGGTGACCTGCGGGTTGATTTAACCGATGAGGCCAGTGTGAAAGCACTTTTCGAAAGTAGCGGTAAGGTCGATGCCATTATTGCTACCACTGGCAGTGTTTATTACGGCGAGTTCTCCACTATGACCGCCGAGCATTTTGACCTTGGATTGCAGAATAAATTACTTGGGCAGGTGCGCTTAGTGTTGATGGGTAAAGAATTTCTGAATCCAGGCGGTTCTTTTACTTTGACCACCGGCATATTAAGCCAGCATCCAATCCGGACCGGAGCCAATGCTACGGCGGTAAATGCAGCGATAGAGGGGTTTGCTTTAGCAGCCGGTAATGAGCTAAAAGGCCTGAGAATCAATGTAGTTAGTCCAAGTGTACTCACTGAGGCTCTCGATAAGTATGCATCATTTTTCCCTGGATTCGAAAGTGTACCCGCCAACCGTGTTGCGCTCGCCTATCGCCGAAGCGTTGAGGGAATAGACAACGGAAAAGTTTACCGCGTTTGGTAG
- a CDS encoding NtaA/DmoA family FMN-dependent monooxygenase (This protein belongs to a clade of FMN-dependent monooxygenases, within a broader family of flavin-dependent oxidoreductases, the luciferase-like monooxygenase (LMM) family, some of whose members use coenzyme F420 rather than FMN.): MTNQTRRRLKTLVGAGSVIYASNDAKPDFGITRAASLAKIAEKEKITGLFTADLLQADPDGLAGSTGSQDPIVALAALSQVTSHIGLIATVSTTYHHPYNLARLIGTLDHVSGGRAGWNAVTSSVGEENFGDITLPDPATRYARATEFIEVINALFDANEPAAVRRAASGSVSIDPRKLHPIDHIGDFFRVKGPLNIPPPPQVRPVQFQAGQSDEGLILGAKYAEIIYTSQPTLNDALTFVERVHQHANAFGRHENKPLIMNSFHSVIGDSATDVSRRLREKHERIDYQQGRLKVADMLGGEIDLRDFALDQPIPAKFLPEVGLINRRRGRADIFKRFALQGLTLRELIIQAQETGHWYVAGTPETLADAIEERFKAGVLDVISLHGLGQPDQEDLLLNGLLPELRKRQLIDEDYLGDDFRSNLELSPIRKTSLVY, from the coding sequence TTGACTAACCAAACTCGCAGGCGTCTCAAGACTCTGGTTGGGGCAGGGAGCGTTATTTACGCATCTAATGATGCAAAGCCCGATTTCGGCATTACCCGTGCCGCATCGCTGGCTAAAATCGCTGAAAAAGAAAAAATCACCGGGCTATTTACCGCGGATTTGCTGCAAGCTGACCCGGATGGGCTCGCGGGTTCGACAGGGAGTCAGGATCCGATTGTTGCTCTGGCTGCCTTGAGCCAGGTGACTTCGCACATTGGCCTGATTGCTACCGTTTCGACGACCTATCACCATCCTTATAATCTTGCCAGACTGATAGGCACGTTAGATCATGTAAGCGGCGGTCGTGCCGGTTGGAATGCGGTGACTTCTTCCGTGGGTGAAGAAAATTTTGGTGATATCACGCTGCCAGACCCGGCGACTCGTTATGCCCGTGCCACTGAATTTATTGAGGTGATTAATGCACTGTTCGACGCTAACGAGCCTGCGGCGGTGCGTCGCGCCGCTAGCGGTTCTGTAAGTATTGATCCACGTAAACTTCATCCGATAGACCATATTGGTGATTTCTTTCGTGTAAAGGGTCCACTTAATATACCGCCGCCACCGCAAGTGCGCCCGGTGCAGTTCCAGGCTGGTCAGTCTGATGAGGGGCTTATTCTTGGCGCTAAATACGCCGAAATTATTTACACCTCTCAGCCAACGCTAAATGATGCGCTGACATTTGTAGAGCGTGTTCACCAGCATGCCAACGCTTTTGGACGCCACGAAAATAAGCCGCTGATCATGAATTCATTCCACTCGGTAATCGGTGATAGCGCCACAGATGTTTCGCGAAGGCTGCGCGAAAAACATGAACGGATCGATTATCAGCAAGGCAGATTAAAAGTGGCAGATATGTTGGGTGGAGAGATTGACCTGCGAGATTTTGCTCTCGACCAACCCATTCCAGCAAAATTTCTGCCTGAGGTTGGCTTGATTAACCGTCGTCGTGGCCGAGCTGATATCTTCAAACGCTTTGCTTTACAGGGGTTAACGCTGCGTGAGCTTATCATTCAGGCGCAGGAGACTGGACACTGGTACGTAGCAGGTACACCAGAGACTTTGGCCGATGCGATTGAAGAGCGGTTTAAAGCCGGTGTGTTGGATGTTATTTCACTGCATGGTTTAGGCCAGCCGGATCAGGAAGATCTGCTGTTAAATGGCTTACTGCCCGAATTGCGTAAACGTCAGCTGATTGATGAGGATTATTTGGGGGACGATTTCAGATCTAATCTGGAGTTATCGCCAATCAGAAAGACCAGTCTGGTCTATTAG
- a CDS encoding glycoside hydrolase family 1 protein, translated as MKTTFPTDFLWGGALAANQVEGAYNVEGKGLSTSDYQPRGLMFPPSERAEGEFNLKDVAIDFYHRYPEDIALFAEMGFKTLRTSIAWTRIYPNGDEETPNEAGLAFYDALFDELLKYGIEPLITLSHYEMPYNLTKEYGGWGDRRVIEFFERYATTVFNRYQHKVKYWLTFNEINVSLFSSFTGLGIADGLSWQQRYQAIHHQLVASARVVKACHRIIPGAKIGNMVAAMPYYPLTCNPDDLIEAQRKEREWLFFFDVQARGEYPSHIQRRFKEKNVQLEITPQDREDLRETVDFLSFSYYMSSCASADPHQQQTTGNILKMISNPYLKASEWGWQIDPAGLRHLLNQLWDRYQKPLFIVENGLGAKDKIEADGSIKDDYRIAYLNDHLVQVHEAIADGVNVLGYTAWGPIDIISASTSEMSKRYGFIYVDRDDHGEGTLQRSRKKSFAWYQQVIASRGEALVRGGKNDQ; from the coding sequence ATGAAGACAACATTCCCTACTGATTTTCTCTGGGGCGGCGCGCTGGCTGCCAATCAGGTAGAAGGCGCTTATAACGTGGAAGGCAAAGGCCTTTCTACCTCGGATTATCAGCCACGTGGCCTGATGTTCCCGCCTTCAGAGCGGGCAGAGGGGGAATTCAATCTCAAGGATGTCGCGATCGATTTCTATCATCGTTATCCAGAAGATATTGCCCTGTTTGCCGAGATGGGCTTTAAAACGCTGCGCACTTCCATTGCCTGGACGCGTATTTATCCTAATGGAGATGAAGAAACGCCAAACGAAGCCGGTCTGGCATTCTACGATGCGCTATTTGACGAGCTGCTGAAATACGGCATCGAGCCACTGATTACGCTTTCACACTATGAAATGCCCTACAACCTGACGAAAGAGTATGGCGGCTGGGGCGATCGTCGAGTCATCGAGTTTTTCGAACGCTATGCAACCACGGTATTTAATCGCTATCAACATAAGGTCAAGTACTGGCTTACTTTCAACGAGATTAACGTTTCACTGTTTTCAAGCTTTACCGGCCTGGGAATAGCCGACGGGCTGAGCTGGCAACAGCGTTATCAGGCGATTCACCATCAGTTAGTCGCCAGCGCGCGAGTGGTCAAGGCCTGCCATCGCATCATTCCGGGTGCAAAAATCGGCAATATGGTGGCCGCAATGCCCTACTATCCGCTGACCTGCAACCCTGATGATTTAATCGAGGCGCAACGCAAAGAGCGCGAGTGGTTGTTCTTCTTTGACGTTCAGGCGCGGGGTGAATATCCGAGTCATATCCAGCGTCGTTTTAAAGAGAAAAATGTGCAGCTGGAAATCACACCACAAGACAGAGAAGATCTGCGTGAAACGGTGGATTTCCTGTCTTTCAGCTATTACATGAGCAGCTGCGCCAGTGCTGATCCGCACCAGCAGCAGACAACGGGCAATATCCTCAAGATGATTTCCAACCCTTATCTCAAAGCTTCCGAATGGGGCTGGCAGATTGACCCGGCCGGACTGCGCCACCTGCTGAACCAACTGTGGGATCGCTATCAAAAACCGTTGTTTATTGTCGAGAACGGGCTGGGTGCCAAAGACAAAATCGAAGCAGACGGCAGCATTAAGGACGATTACCGTATTGCTTACCTCAACGACCATCTGGTGCAGGTGCATGAAGCGATCGCTGACGGCGTCAACGTGTTGGGCTACACCGCCTGGGGACCTATCGACATCATTAGTGCTTCAACCAGTGAGATGTCAAAACGTTATGGCTTTATCTATGTCGACCGCGATGACCACGGCGAAGGCACCCTGCAACGCAGTCGCAAAAAGAGTTTCGCCTGGTATCAGCAGGTGATTGCCAGTCGCGGCGAGGCGTTGGTGCGAGGTGGGAAAAATGATCAGTAA
- a CDS encoding PTS transporter subunit EIIC, with the protein MGYAILCDEIISGIGGRDNIISVIHCATRLRFRLKDNSRANNEQLKETAGIITVVESGGQYQVVIGSHVGEVYNTLTSLYFPETDQQQKTEGNLPEERTPFSFKRLLNSAVDIISSIFAPLLGILVAAGLIKGMLILSVLFHWLSKESGTYKIIFAASDAAFFFMPILLGYTAGKKFGGNPLVTLLIGAALVHPSMIDIFNNTQAHPDLHYRFMGIPITFINYSSTVIPVILAAWFSCWLEKRFNQWLHASIKAFSTPFLCLVITLPATFLVIGPLATDLSRGIGEGYMWVWQLNPMIAGAFFGAMWQIFVIFGLHWGLAPLMINNLMTRGIDTISPLVQPAVWAQSGATLGVLLRTRDAKLKSLAGPSFISSIFGITEPAIYGVNLPLKRPFIFGCIGGALGGAITGYYHGTSYAFGALGIFGFPSFISPNGIDSGFWGIVAGSVVAFLFSFISSWLYGIPQEKPVTPNKLRSVSST; encoded by the coding sequence ATGGGCTATGCCATTCTGTGTGATGAGATTATATCCGGCATTGGCGGCCGTGATAATATTATTAGCGTCATTCATTGCGCGACTCGTTTGCGATTTAGACTGAAAGACAACAGTCGTGCAAACAATGAGCAGCTTAAAGAGACAGCAGGAATAATAACGGTTGTTGAAAGCGGCGGCCAGTATCAAGTGGTCATTGGCAGCCACGTAGGGGAAGTTTATAATACACTGACTTCACTTTATTTTCCGGAAACCGACCAGCAGCAAAAGACTGAGGGAAATTTGCCAGAAGAACGAACTCCCTTCAGTTTCAAACGTCTTCTAAATAGCGCAGTAGATATTATATCCAGCATATTTGCGCCACTGCTTGGGATATTAGTCGCAGCAGGCCTTATAAAAGGAATGTTAATACTAAGTGTATTATTCCACTGGCTGAGCAAAGAAAGTGGCACCTATAAAATCATCTTCGCTGCCAGCGATGCGGCCTTCTTTTTTATGCCGATTTTATTGGGTTATACCGCAGGCAAGAAATTTGGCGGTAATCCGCTGGTGACACTATTAATTGGCGCTGCGCTGGTTCATCCGTCAATGATTGATATTTTTAATAATACTCAGGCTCATCCAGACCTGCACTATCGTTTTATGGGCATTCCCATTACCTTTATTAATTACAGCTCAACGGTAATTCCGGTAATTCTAGCCGCCTGGTTCAGCTGCTGGCTGGAAAAACGCTTTAACCAATGGCTGCATGCCTCGATCAAAGCGTTCAGCACCCCGTTTCTGTGCCTGGTCATCACCCTGCCCGCAACGTTTTTGGTTATTGGCCCGCTGGCGACCGATCTCAGCCGTGGAATTGGTGAGGGTTACATGTGGGTCTGGCAGCTCAACCCGATGATTGCCGGGGCTTTTTTTGGTGCGATGTGGCAAATCTTCGTCATCTTTGGCCTGCATTGGGGACTGGCTCCATTGATGATCAACAATCTGATGACTCGCGGTATCGACACGATTTCACCACTGGTGCAGCCTGCGGTGTGGGCTCAGTCCGGTGCGACCTTAGGGGTACTGTTACGCACTCGTGATGCAAAGCTTAAAAGCCTCGCGGGTCCGTCGTTTATCTCTAGCATCTTCGGCATTACCGAACCGGCAATTTATGGCGTCAATCTGCCGTTAAAACGCCCGTTTATCTTTGGCTGTATCGGTGGCGCATTAGGTGGAGCCATCACCGGCTATTATCACGGGACGTCCTATGCCTTTGGCGCACTCGGCATTTTCGGCTTCCCTTCATTTATATCGCCAAATGGCATCGACAGCGGGTTCTGGGGCATTGTCGCCGGCTCGGTTGTTGCTTTCCTGTTCTCGTTTATAAGCAGCTGGCTGTATGGCATTCCACAGGAAAAGCCGGTCACGCCAAATAAACTGCGATCAGTTTCATCTACCTGA
- a CDS encoding type I restriction endonuclease gives MEILEKLNSLSDKVKQQSSLIQTEEATKSAFVMPFINQILGYDVFDPFEVIPEFVCDVGTKKGEKIDYAILKNKEIQILIECKKIGEPLNVNHASQLFRYFHVTSARISILTNGQVYKFFTDLDAPNKMDEKPFLELDLLDIDHNVAPELLKLTKSSFDVESIVNAAGELKYVSQIKKVISSQFQNPEDDFVKLIASRVYDGIITQKVRELFLTLTKKSLTQWLNDQVNERLKSAISANAQLNSSAETSSEASDEKQNVLKEESGVETTPEEIEGYHIVKSIIRTTVPPERVTYRDTKSYFGILIDNNNRKPICRLHLNRSQMYIGLFDQNKIETRHPIASLDEIYLFTEKLTQTAAGYVEG, from the coding sequence ATGGAAATCTTAGAAAAGTTAAACTCACTTTCTGACAAAGTGAAACAGCAATCCTCCTTAATCCAAACCGAAGAAGCAACAAAAAGCGCATTCGTAATGCCCTTCATTAATCAGATTCTTGGCTATGACGTTTTCGATCCTTTTGAGGTTATTCCAGAGTTTGTTTGCGATGTTGGAACGAAAAAAGGGGAAAAAATTGACTACGCCATATTAAAAAACAAAGAGATACAAATACTTATTGAGTGCAAAAAGATTGGTGAACCCCTTAATGTTAATCATGCCTCCCAATTATTTCGTTATTTCCACGTAACAAGTGCAAGGATATCAATTCTCACCAACGGTCAAGTATACAAATTTTTTACTGACCTTGATGCCCCAAATAAAATGGATGAAAAGCCTTTCCTTGAGTTGGATCTTCTTGATATTGATCATAATGTTGCACCAGAGTTATTAAAATTAACCAAAAGTTCATTTGATGTAGAATCCATAGTTAACGCAGCCGGCGAGCTAAAATATGTAAGCCAAATTAAAAAAGTTATCTCATCACAGTTTCAAAATCCTGAGGATGACTTCGTAAAACTCATCGCATCAAGAGTTTATGACGGAATAATAACTCAAAAGGTCAGAGAACTTTTCTTAACATTAACCAAAAAATCTTTAACTCAATGGTTAAATGACCAAGTAAATGAGAGGCTTAAGTCTGCAATTAGCGCTAATGCTCAACTTAATTCCAGTGCTGAGACATCATCTGAAGCTAGTGATGAAAAACAAAACGTTTTAAAGGAAGAGAGTGGTGTTGAGACTACACCTGAGGAAATTGAGGGTTACCATATTGTGAAGTCAATCATAAGAACAACGGTTCCTCCCGAAAGAGTGACTTACCGAGATACTAAAAGCTACTTTGGTATTTTGATCGATAATAATAATCGAAAACCGATTTGCCGGCTCCATTTGAATCGCAGCCAAATGTACATTGGCCTATTCGACCAAAATAAAATTGAAACACGTCACCCTATAGCTTCACTTGATGAAATATATCTATTTACTGAAAAACTAACCCAAACTGCCGCAGGTTACGTTGAAGGATAG
- a CDS encoding TetR/AcrR family transcriptional regulator, with translation MRTLTNERRQAIIDAAADLFQEMGYERTSMNEVAKRVGGSKATLYNYFASKEALFEMVVRTYSTHFLNAAASELSSYHDGVMTFEQNLTRFGERMMEVLLTDNQALRIYRCVLAEAGKSNIGELFRAAGPQESIAKLAELMSLAMHKGELAQGDSTIRALQFTALLKAEVDSRLLEREPVPWSVAQVKNIVARGVQLFLYGAVAQVATQA, from the coding sequence ATGAGGACACTGACCAACGAACGTCGACAAGCCATTATTGATGCCGCCGCCGACCTGTTTCAGGAAATGGGTTACGAAAGAACATCAATGAACGAAGTGGCGAAGAGAGTCGGGGGATCAAAAGCTACGCTTTACAATTACTTCGCTTCGAAAGAAGCACTTTTCGAAATGGTGGTGAGGACCTACAGCACTCACTTTCTTAACGCGGCAGCTTCTGAGTTATCGAGCTATCACGACGGGGTAATGACTTTTGAACAAAATCTCACACGGTTTGGTGAGCGAATGATGGAGGTTCTGTTAACTGATAATCAAGCACTGCGCATCTACCGATGCGTACTGGCAGAGGCGGGTAAATCCAATATTGGAGAACTTTTTCGCGCCGCCGGTCCGCAGGAAAGTATCGCGAAACTCGCCGAGTTAATGTCACTCGCAATGCACAAAGGGGAATTGGCGCAAGGGGATTCAACGATAAGGGCTTTGCAATTTACCGCTTTATTGAAAGCTGAAGTTGATAGCAGGCTGTTAGAGCGCGAACCCGTACCCTGGTCGGTAGCGCAGGTTAAAAATATTGTCGCGCGGGGCGTGCAGCTGTTTCTTTATGGAGCGGTGGCTCAAGTCGCGACCCAGGCTTAA
- a CDS encoding SDR family NAD(P)-dependent oxidoreductase: MISEHSSVSSIPGDALTIVEDGESLDGKVALVSMGGRGRGRELALHLASRGASVIIADSELESAEQTAEDIRALGSKAIAVAVDITVKSQVEMLVKYASGIFGSLEFLVNCAGIIYNVSGLIGSKENDLEKLLTHNINASMSINHGLVSGW; this comes from the coding sequence ATGATTAGTGAACATTCATCCGTTTCAAGCATTCCCGGGGATGCCTTGACCATTGTGGAAGATGGAGAGAGTCTCGATGGCAAAGTGGCTTTAGTCAGCATGGGCGGCAGAGGCAGGGGAAGAGAGTTGGCATTGCACTTAGCTTCACGCGGTGCATCAGTGATCATTGCAGACAGCGAACTGGAAAGCGCCGAGCAGACAGCAGAAGATATTCGCGCATTAGGCAGTAAAGCTATAGCCGTCGCCGTAGATATTACCGTTAAATCACAAGTTGAAATGCTAGTTAAATACGCTAGTGGGATTTTTGGTAGCCTTGAATTCCTGGTGAACTGCGCGGGTATTATCTATAACGTTAGCGGACTTATTGGTAGCAAAGAAAATGATTTGGAAAAACTGCTTACCCATAATATCAATGCATCCATGTCTATTAACCACGGTCTAGTATCTGGTTGGTAA
- a CDS encoding carbohydrate porin, with product MISKPLLLTAMLMATSGLAQAAEDCSRYDKLLPKGPETPSIGSVCDTIFPEWGGLRSDMADYGFFAQAQLLTNMTYDVAGNRQKHQNYVGQRPTSGNVVSTDITYDLSRLGFSDDSQLHLGVMYAYNNYKGNGQDGHVAVSDLSVFQPLFNNRVILHYGYSAWLSYFYGLYLGSSTASSALGPTSVMLNQAGLTSLKPSPGMDIRFLSENKRWYDHIGVSRSQSSDGLRADSKYNTYGLRWKVPDAGTLVINEIGYRVNSELGVPMTWVRGGSVYNKTPYFNYNTEQDQHNTWSHYLAATRQLTQPDSTQPFRGWYIDGKTNYAPQNRNVFTADASLTLFSIGPFNSRPDDMLSFGLAYNKFSNDAKRYNERHGNSAEGFSTTASTAYTLRITNGIYWTNQLAWTHHPSVTPKEDDAWNLLTQIVINI from the coding sequence ATGATCAGTAAGCCCCTGCTGCTGACCGCGATGCTGATGGCGACCAGTGGTCTGGCGCAGGCCGCCGAAGACTGTTCTCGTTATGACAAACTGCTGCCAAAAGGTCCTGAAACGCCAAGTATCGGCTCGGTTTGCGATACCATTTTCCCGGAATGGGGCGGGCTGCGCAGCGATATGGCCGACTACGGCTTTTTCGCTCAGGCCCAGTTGCTGACCAACATGACTTATGACGTCGCCGGGAACAGACAAAAACACCAAAACTATGTCGGCCAGCGGCCAACCAGCGGGAACGTCGTCAGTACCGATATCACCTATGACCTGTCACGCCTTGGCTTCAGTGACGATTCCCAACTGCATTTAGGCGTCATGTACGCCTATAACAACTATAAGGGCAACGGTCAGGACGGCCACGTGGCTGTCAGCGATCTGTCAGTTTTTCAGCCGCTGTTTAATAATCGCGTCATTCTGCATTACGGTTATTCTGCGTGGCTCAGCTATTTCTACGGCCTGTATCTCGGCAGCAGTACCGCGTCATCGGCGCTAGGCCCCACCAGCGTGATGCTCAATCAGGCCGGTTTAACTAGCCTTAAACCTAGCCCGGGTATGGATATTCGCTTTTTATCGGAAAATAAACGCTGGTACGACCATATCGGCGTTTCACGCAGCCAAAGCTCTGACGGATTGCGCGCCGACTCGAAATACAATACCTACGGACTTCGCTGGAAAGTTCCCGACGCGGGTACGCTGGTCATCAACGAAATCGGATATCGCGTAAATTCAGAGCTGGGAGTGCCCATGACCTGGGTACGCGGTGGCTCGGTCTATAACAAAACGCCTTATTTCAATTACAACACCGAACAGGATCAGCACAATACCTGGTCGCACTATCTGGCTGCCACGCGGCAGTTGACGCAGCCAGATAGCACGCAGCCTTTCCGCGGCTGGTATATTGATGGCAAAACCAACTATGCGCCTCAGAACCGTAACGTGTTTACCGCTGACGCCTCGTTGACATTGTTCAGCATTGGTCCGTTTAACTCACGACCAGACGATATGCTGTCATTTGGATTGGCTTACAACAAGTTCAGCAATGACGCCAAGCGCTATAACGAAAGGCACGGCAACAGCGCGGAGGGCTTCAGTACCACTGCGTCTACGGCTTACACGCTGAGGATCACCAACGGAATTTATTGGACCAATCAGTTGGCATGGACCCACCATCCTTCAGTTACGCCAAAAGAAGATGATGCCTGGAACCTGCTGACGCAGATTGTCATTAACATCTAA